From one Nothobranchius furzeri strain GRZ-AD chromosome 2, NfurGRZ-RIMD1, whole genome shotgun sequence genomic stretch:
- the LOC107372741 gene encoding gastrula zinc finger protein XlCGF57.1 isoform X1, whose product MDTGVQQMVQVKEDPEEQSAGVEQQDPEHLHIKEENEELWTSLKGEHLCLKEETDSAWFQFSAVSIKSEDDEEKPVVLQLHQQEIEDKDVPTNSSSDQMTAETGGGAGTSRNPDLNPQEQTSDSSETEVSGDDDMNLDSGMSDSGSETGDEGHDWNEKRSSESDVKTVNISLSCLECGERFHDKQSLQKHVRVTSHSAIRSSNSLGNKKSVRLKQPLDSYREVQKELKSFSCGDCGKIFSTKSSFNRHQRIHTGQKPFACEFCGERYGQKKNLFNHMKVHTGHKPFVCELCGQTFKHKSNLNDHTRVHTGHKPFVCELCGKRFTQKANLHTHMRVHTGHKPFVCELCGKRFTQKVNLNTHMRGHTGQKPFVCELCGNQFTRKSNLNDHMRVHTGHEPFVCELCGQRFKHKSDLNAHMRVHTVQNPLVCEPCGQRFKQKSTFNRHMRVHTGQKPFACEHCGKRFTQKSNLNAHMRVHTGDKPFVCEFCGQRYGQKRNLFKHMSVHTG is encoded by the coding sequence GTGTTCAACAGATGGTGCAGGTTAAAGAagatcctgaagaacagagtgctggtgtggaacagcaggacccagaacatctccacataaaggaggaaaatgaggaactctggaccagtcttaagggagagcatctctgtttgaaggaggagactgattcTGCCTGGTTTCAATTCagtgctgtttctataaagagtgaggatgatgaagagaaacctgtggtcttacagcttcatcagcaggaaATAGAAGACAAAGATGTTCCAACCAACAGCTCATCTGACCAGATGACAGcggaaactggtggaggagcaggaactagcaggaacccagatctgaaccctcaagaacaaacatctgattcttcagagactgaagttagtggagatgatgatatgaatctagactctgggatgtcagactctgggtctgaaactggagacgaaggccatgactggaatgagaaaaggtcttctgagtcagatgttaaGACTGTCAACATATCCCTTAGCTGTCTTGAGTGCGGTGAACGATTTCATGACAAGCAGTCTCTCCAGAAACACGTGAGAGTAACCAGCCATTCAGCAATCAGGTCTTCCAACTCTTTGGGTAATAAGAAATCGGTTAGACTTAAGCAACCCTTAGACTCATATAGGGAAGTCCAGAaagaactaaaatcatttagttgtggtgACTGTGGAAAAATATTTAGTACAAAATCAAGTTTTAACAGACAccagagaatccacacaggacagaaaccatttgcttgtgagttctgtggagAAAGATATGGACAAAAGAAAAATTTATTcaatcacatgaaagtccacacaggacataaaccttttgtctgtgagctctgtggacaaacatttaaacataaGTCGAATTTAAACGatcacacgagagtccacacaggacataaaccatttgtctgtgagctctgtggaaaaagatttacccaaaaggcaaatttacacactcacatgagagtccacacaggacataaaccatttgtctgtgagctctgtggaaaaagatttacccaaaaggtgaatttaaacactcacatgagaggcCACACAGGtcagaagccttttgtctgtgaactctgtggaaatcAATTTACCcgtaagtcaaacttaaacgatcacatgagagtccacacaggacatgaaccatttgtctgtgagctctgtggacaaagatttaaacaCAAGTCGGATTTAAatgctcacatgagagtccacacagtacAGAACCCTTTAGTCTGTGAgccctgtggacaaagatttaaacaAAAGTCAACTTTCaaccgtcacatgagagtccacacaggacagaagccttttgcctgtgagcactgtggaaaaagatttacccaaaagtcgaatttaaatgctcacatgagagttcacacaggagataaACCATTTGTCTGTgagttctgtggacaaagatatggacaaaagagaaatttattcaagcacatgagtgtccacacaggatag
- the LOC107372741 gene encoding gastrula zinc finger protein XlCGF57.1 isoform X2 has product MVQVKEDPEEQSAGVEQQDPEHLHIKEENEELWTSLKGEHLCLKEETDSAWFQFSAVSIKSEDDEEKPVVLQLHQQEIEDKDVPTNSSSDQMTAETGGGAGTSRNPDLNPQEQTSDSSETEVSGDDDMNLDSGMSDSGSETGDEGHDWNEKRSSESDVKTVNISLSCLECGERFHDKQSLQKHVRVTSHSAIRSSNSLGNKKSVRLKQPLDSYREVQKELKSFSCGDCGKIFSTKSSFNRHQRIHTGQKPFACEFCGERYGQKKNLFNHMKVHTGHKPFVCELCGQTFKHKSNLNDHTRVHTGHKPFVCELCGKRFTQKANLHTHMRVHTGHKPFVCELCGKRFTQKVNLNTHMRGHTGQKPFVCELCGNQFTRKSNLNDHMRVHTGHEPFVCELCGQRFKHKSDLNAHMRVHTVQNPLVCEPCGQRFKQKSTFNRHMRVHTGQKPFACEHCGKRFTQKSNLNAHMRVHTGDKPFVCEFCGQRYGQKRNLFKHMSVHTG; this is encoded by the coding sequence ATGGTGCAGGTTAAAGAagatcctgaagaacagagtgctggtgtggaacagcaggacccagaacatctccacataaaggaggaaaatgaggaactctggaccagtcttaagggagagcatctctgtttgaaggaggagactgattcTGCCTGGTTTCAATTCagtgctgtttctataaagagtgaggatgatgaagagaaacctgtggtcttacagcttcatcagcaggaaATAGAAGACAAAGATGTTCCAACCAACAGCTCATCTGACCAGATGACAGcggaaactggtggaggagcaggaactagcaggaacccagatctgaaccctcaagaacaaacatctgattcttcagagactgaagttagtggagatgatgatatgaatctagactctgggatgtcagactctgggtctgaaactggagacgaaggccatgactggaatgagaaaaggtcttctgagtcagatgttaaGACTGTCAACATATCCCTTAGCTGTCTTGAGTGCGGTGAACGATTTCATGACAAGCAGTCTCTCCAGAAACACGTGAGAGTAACCAGCCATTCAGCAATCAGGTCTTCCAACTCTTTGGGTAATAAGAAATCGGTTAGACTTAAGCAACCCTTAGACTCATATAGGGAAGTCCAGAaagaactaaaatcatttagttgtggtgACTGTGGAAAAATATTTAGTACAAAATCAAGTTTTAACAGACAccagagaatccacacaggacagaaaccatttgcttgtgagttctgtggagAAAGATATGGACAAAAGAAAAATTTATTcaatcacatgaaagtccacacaggacataaaccttttgtctgtgagctctgtggacaaacatttaaacataaGTCGAATTTAAACGatcacacgagagtccacacaggacataaaccatttgtctgtgagctctgtggaaaaagatttacccaaaaggcaaatttacacactcacatgagagtccacacaggacataaaccatttgtctgtgagctctgtggaaaaagatttacccaaaaggtgaatttaaacactcacatgagaggcCACACAGGtcagaagccttttgtctgtgaactctgtggaaatcAATTTACCcgtaagtcaaacttaaacgatcacatgagagtccacacaggacatgaaccatttgtctgtgagctctgtggacaaagatttaaacaCAAGTCGGATTTAAatgctcacatgagagtccacacagtacAGAACCCTTTAGTCTGTGAgccctgtggacaaagatttaaacaAAAGTCAACTTTCaaccgtcacatgagagtccacacaggacagaagccttttgcctgtgagcactgtggaaaaagatttacccaaaagtcgaatttaaatgctcacatgagagttcacacaggagataaACCATTTGTCTGTgagttctgtggacaaagatatggacaaaagagaaatttattcaagcacatgagtgtccacacaggatag